A single window of Streptomyces xanthii DNA harbors:
- a CDS encoding glycogen debranching N-terminal domain-containing protein, giving the protein MGEWEQRRAAGAPQQAAAPRRSADLPSTHGSLICVALPGLAISSDHGQLKAHGLDGVYRGGRRLLSRCEVRVGGREPLAVQARMIAADRARFVSTVRASPEAGPDPDVIVERVRHADGTERITLHSSARHRLRLPLEISLGTDLAELGAVAAGSIVRELPASVHDSGMRWSSAAGYAVVTAVPSPTDALASAGLLRWELDLPPGGSRTVELKLRADTGSGSSAPGAGRRLFGSAQAQGDDPRTGALLRACVDDLHALLVRDPEHPLDVRLAAGAPWRCGPAPAEALAAARMALPLGTRLAAGTLRALARTQSASPGPDFGSIPGPLRHAGAQLPPSSTGIEATLQFPVLLAEARRWGLAEQDVVELLPAAERCLRWLRTAVEREHPYLPDPGPGGPRRCETQAHAHRAAVLGADLLDAYGRPDGAELRQWAEELRRRFREDFWVEDLGGGRPAAACTPDGRPIAQLGSGAAHLLDTGLLGAGAPAPGLLDKVQTEQLARLLGGPALDSGWGLRSLGAKEGAYNPFGHHSGAVRIHETAVAVAGLTTAGYEKEAASLLRGVIDAAESFGYRLPEMYAGEQRTERGSPVPHPAACRPAAVAAAGGVHLLVSLAGIRPDAPARTVTLSPMRSAPLGAVGMTGLQVAGQPFAVRVTRLGLAMVEEAADGLQLGV; this is encoded by the coding sequence ATGGGCGAGTGGGAACAGCGACGGGCGGCCGGTGCACCGCAGCAGGCCGCGGCACCGCGTCGCAGCGCGGACCTGCCGTCCACGCACGGGTCGCTGATCTGTGTGGCCCTGCCCGGGCTCGCGATCTCCTCGGATCACGGGCAGCTGAAGGCCCACGGCCTCGACGGCGTGTACCGGGGCGGACGCCGCCTGCTCTCGCGCTGTGAGGTCCGCGTGGGCGGCCGGGAGCCTCTCGCCGTGCAGGCCCGCATGATCGCGGCGGACCGGGCCCGATTCGTGTCGACGGTGCGGGCCTCGCCGGAGGCCGGACCCGACCCCGACGTGATCGTCGAGCGCGTCCGTCACGCCGACGGCACCGAGCGGATCACGCTGCACAGCTCGGCTCGGCATCGGTTACGCCTGCCCCTGGAGATCTCCCTGGGCACGGACCTTGCCGAACTCGGCGCGGTGGCCGCGGGAAGCATCGTCCGCGAACTTCCCGCGAGCGTCCACGACTCGGGGATGCGGTGGTCCTCGGCCGCCGGATACGCGGTGGTGACCGCCGTGCCGTCGCCCACTGACGCGCTCGCCTCGGCAGGCCTGCTGCGCTGGGAACTGGACCTCCCGCCCGGCGGCTCGCGCACCGTGGAGCTGAAACTGCGGGCGGACACGGGGAGCGGCAGCTCGGCGCCGGGCGCCGGGCGGCGGCTGTTCGGTTCGGCGCAGGCCCAGGGGGACGACCCACGCACGGGCGCCCTTCTGAGGGCCTGTGTAGATGATCTCCACGCGCTGCTGGTGCGCGACCCGGAGCACCCGCTGGACGTACGACTTGCCGCGGGCGCGCCCTGGCGCTGCGGACCGGCGCCCGCCGAGGCGTTGGCCGCGGCCCGCATGGCTCTCCCTCTGGGGACCCGCCTCGCCGCGGGAACGCTCCGTGCGCTCGCCCGCACTCAATCGGCCTCCCCGGGACCGGATTTCGGCAGCATTCCAGGGCCTCTGCGGCACGCAGGCGCTCAACTTCCGCCGAGCAGCACCGGCATCGAAGCCACCCTCCAATTCCCCGTGCTCCTGGCCGAAGCCAGACGCTGGGGACTCGCCGAACAGGACGTCGTCGAACTGCTCCCCGCCGCGGAGCGGTGCCTGCGCTGGCTGCGCACCGCGGTCGAACGGGAGCATCCCTATCTGCCGGATCCGGGGCCGGGCGGCCCACGGCGCTGCGAGACCCAGGCCCACGCGCACCGGGCCGCTGTCCTCGGCGCCGACCTGCTGGACGCGTACGGCCGACCCGACGGTGCCGAGCTGCGCCAATGGGCCGAGGAGCTCCGGCGCCGCTTCCGCGAGGACTTCTGGGTGGAGGACCTCGGAGGGGGCAGGCCCGCCGCGGCCTGCACACCGGACGGGCGGCCGATCGCACAGCTCGGCAGCGGCGCCGCACACCTGCTCGACACCGGCCTCCTCGGCGCGGGAGCCCCCGCACCCGGCCTGCTCGACAAGGTGCAGACGGAACAGCTCGCCCGGCTGCTCGGAGGGCCGGCCCTGGACTCCGGTTGGGGACTGCGGAGCCTCGGCGCCAAGGAAGGGGCGTACAACCCGTTCGGCCACCACTCCGGCGCGGTGCGGATCCACGAGACGGCGGTGGCCGTCGCGGGACTGACCACCGCGGGCTACGAAAAGGAAGCCGCGTCCCTGCTCAGAGGGGTGATCGATGCCGCGGAATCCTTCGGTTACCGCCTGCCGGAGATGTACGCGGGGGAGCAGCGGACCGAGCGCGGCTCCCCGGTGCCGCACCCCGCCGCGTGCAGACCCGCCGCCGTCGCGGCCGCGGGCGGCGTGCACCTCCTGGTCTCGCTCGCGGGCATCAGGCCGGACGCGCCGGCCCGGACCGTGACCCTGTCACCGATGCGCAGCGCGCCCCTCGGGGCGGTCGGAATGACGGGCCTGCAAGTGGCAGGGCAACCCTTCGCGGTCCGCGTCACCCGCCTCGGCCTCGCCATGGTCGAGGAGGCCGCCGACGGACTCCAGTTGGGGGTCTGA
- a CDS encoding DUF4192 domain-containing protein, with amino-acid sequence MTNHSEPVGVTGEAKITLRSAGELAEALPYLLGFRPEDCIVLVALHEGRFGGRVRLGIPDRPEDWPAVADLLARCLIGECVRRDGKPDSIIAFLCQDPAPARAGTGRLTMERLRPLAQLLRTACGALDVPVTEALCLSADHYWSYCCVRPDCCPPDGNPVTGPGTSVMAATAAYAGIQVRASEQEVKARLAPLVTALGPEQERALDAASMDLVPRMLSPHRRADVEAQTLDLARLCMRRLADASSAPDALEADLKDDELLAHDEAAVLILGLQDRETRDRAAEWMEGDEAACALRLWRALARRCVGDYCEHAAAPLTLAGWVAWSLGDTVEADVALEMALGADPDYVFARLLNEARSGGLDPEPVRRSLRGRRADHDEASDPLVDRGEGDAEAAGIREAVAAGIREAEDTGFREREVASITEGEAAGLTEGAAVGITEGEGGSGEQTSEPLVPGTKHVVDPGVSRAARGLEAALRRRGERRPGAGTRPGRAGTRAPRRPSGRRRIVHQRQRGEG; translated from the coding sequence ATGACGAATCACAGCGAGCCCGTCGGCGTCACCGGCGAGGCCAAGATCACCCTGCGCTCCGCCGGCGAACTGGCCGAGGCGCTGCCGTACTTGCTCGGCTTCCGGCCCGAGGACTGCATCGTCCTGGTCGCCCTGCACGAGGGCCGGTTCGGTGGCCGGGTGCGCCTCGGCATCCCCGACCGGCCCGAGGACTGGCCTGCCGTCGCGGACCTGCTCGCGCGCTGCCTGATCGGCGAGTGCGTGCGCCGCGACGGCAAGCCCGACAGCATCATCGCGTTCCTCTGCCAGGACCCGGCACCCGCACGCGCCGGCACGGGCCGGCTGACCATGGAGCGGCTGCGTCCGCTGGCCCAGCTCCTGCGCACGGCCTGCGGCGCCCTGGACGTACCGGTGACGGAAGCCCTGTGCCTCTCCGCCGATCACTACTGGTCCTACTGCTGCGTGCGCCCCGACTGCTGCCCGCCCGACGGGAATCCGGTGACGGGCCCGGGCACCTCGGTGATGGCGGCCACCGCCGCGTACGCGGGCATCCAGGTCCGGGCCTCGGAGCAGGAGGTCAAGGCACGCCTCGCTCCGTTGGTCACCGCTCTCGGACCGGAGCAGGAGAGGGCGCTCGACGCCGCGTCCATGGACCTTGTTCCGAGGATGCTGAGTCCGCACAGGCGTGCGGACGTGGAGGCCCAGACCCTCGATCTGGCGCGGCTGTGCATGCGCCGTCTCGCGGACGCCTCCAGCGCGCCGGACGCGCTGGAGGCGGACCTCAAGGACGACGAGCTGCTGGCCCACGACGAGGCGGCGGTCCTGATCCTCGGTCTGCAGGACCGCGAGACCAGGGACCGGGCCGCGGAGTGGATGGAGGGCGACGAAGCGGCGTGCGCGCTGCGCCTGTGGCGCGCGCTGGCCCGACGCTGTGTGGGCGATTACTGCGAGCACGCCGCGGCGCCGCTGACCCTCGCGGGATGGGTGGCCTGGTCGCTCGGCGACACGGTCGAGGCGGACGTGGCCCTGGAGATGGCGCTCGGCGCGGACCCCGACTACGTCTTCGCCCGTCTGCTCAACGAGGCCCGCTCGGGGGGCCTGGACCCCGAGCCGGTGCGGCGCTCGCTGCGTGGCCGGCGGGCGGACCACGACGAGGCCTCGGACCCCTTGGTTGATCGAGGTGAAGGTGACGCGGAGGCGGCAGGCATCAGGGAAGCGGTGGCGGCAGGCATCAGGGAAGCGGAGGACACAGGCTTCAGGGAAAGGGAGGTCGCAAGCATCACAGAAGGGGAGGCTGCAGGGCTTACAGAAGGGGCGGCCGTAGGGATCACCGAAGGAGAGGGTGGCTCCGGTGAACAGACCTCGGAGCCACTCGTCCCGGGCACGAAGCACGTGGTCGATCCGGGTGTCTCGCGCGCGGCCCGTGGCCTGGAGGCGGCCCTGCGGCGGCGGGGCGAGCGACGGCCCGGAGCGGGCACGCGGCCCGGCCGGGCGGGCACGCGTGCGCCGCGCCGTCCCTCAGGGCGCCGCCGCATCGTTCACCAGCGTCAGAGGGGCGAGGGATGA
- a CDS encoding RecQ family ATP-dependent DNA helicase, which translates to MSNEDLRNAADTVLARLVGDPSGTARLREDQWRAIEALVADHRRALVVQRTGWGKSAVYFVATALLREQGSGPTVIVSPLLALMRNQVEAAERAGIRARTINSSNTEEWDAVRAEVAAGEVDVLLVSPERLNNPDFRDNVLPQLAAATGLLVVDEAHCISDWGHDFRPDYRRLRTMLAELPSGVPVLATTATANARVTADVADQLGTGSGSDALVLRGPLDRESLSLNVLELPDAAHRLAWLADHLDDLPGSGIIYTLTVAAAEEVTAYLRQCGHTVTSYTGKTENADRQQAEEDLLANRVKALVATSALGMGFDKPDLGFVVHLGSPSSPIAYYQQVGRAGRGVEHAEVLLLPGKEDEAIWRYFASLAFPPEDQVRRTLDVLAGSERPLSLPALEPLVELRRSRLEIMLKVLDVDGAVHRVKGGWISTGRPWVYDTERYVWVAKQREAEQQAMRDYATTTGCRMEFLRRQLDDEAAAPCGRCDNCAGARFDAAVSPQALTSARGELGRPGVEVEPRKMWPTGLASVGIDLKGRIPAGEQAAPGRALGRLSDIGWGNRLRPMLAPQAPDGPVPDDVARAVVEVLADWAKGPGGWASGDASALPRPVGVVTMASHTRPQLIDSLGRGIAQVGRMPLLGQIAYEPGSDTAHIPRSNSAQRLRALDGTLVLPPELAGALAEAAGPVLLVDDYTETGWTLAMAARLLRRAGAGAVLPLVLAVQG; encoded by the coding sequence ATGAGCAACGAAGACCTGCGGAACGCGGCCGACACCGTACTCGCCCGACTTGTCGGAGACCCGAGTGGCACCGCCCGGCTGCGCGAGGACCAGTGGCGGGCGATCGAGGCGCTGGTCGCCGACCACAGACGCGCCCTCGTCGTGCAGCGGACCGGCTGGGGCAAGTCCGCGGTGTACTTCGTGGCCACGGCGCTGCTGCGCGAGCAGGGCAGTGGGCCGACGGTCATCGTCTCGCCGCTGCTCGCCCTCATGCGGAACCAGGTGGAGGCGGCCGAGCGCGCGGGCATCCGCGCCCGCACGATCAACTCCTCGAACACCGAGGAGTGGGACGCGGTCCGTGCCGAGGTCGCGGCGGGAGAGGTCGACGTGCTCCTGGTCAGCCCCGAGCGGCTGAACAACCCGGATTTCCGGGACAACGTCCTGCCGCAGCTGGCGGCGGCCACCGGCCTCCTGGTGGTGGACGAGGCGCACTGCATCTCGGACTGGGGGCACGACTTCCGTCCCGACTACCGGCGGCTGCGCACCATGCTGGCCGAACTCCCGTCGGGCGTCCCGGTGCTGGCCACGACGGCGACGGCGAACGCCCGCGTGACGGCCGACGTCGCCGACCAGCTCGGTACGGGCTCCGGCTCCGACGCCCTGGTGCTGCGCGGCCCGCTGGATCGCGAGAGTCTCAGCCTCAATGTGCTGGAGCTGCCCGACGCCGCCCACCGGCTGGCCTGGCTCGCCGATCACCTCGACGACCTGCCGGGCTCCGGCATCATCTACACGCTCACCGTGGCGGCCGCCGAGGAGGTCACCGCGTACCTGCGGCAGTGCGGTCACACGGTCACCTCGTACACGGGCAAGACGGAGAACGCGGACCGGCAGCAGGCCGAGGAGGACCTGCTGGCGAACCGGGTGAAGGCGCTCGTGGCGACATCCGCGCTGGGCATGGGTTTCGACAAGCCCGACCTCGGGTTCGTCGTGCACCTCGGCTCGCCCTCCTCCCCCATCGCCTACTACCAGCAGGTGGGCCGCGCCGGCCGCGGCGTCGAGCACGCCGAGGTACTACTGCTTCCGGGCAAGGAGGACGAGGCGATCTGGCGCTACTTCGCCTCGCTCGCCTTCCCGCCCGAGGACCAGGTGCGGCGCACGCTGGACGTGCTCGCGGGCTCCGAGCGGCCGCTGTCCCTGCCGGCGCTGGAACCGCTGGTCGAACTGCGCCGCTCCCGCCTGGAGATCATGCTCAAGGTGCTCGACGTGGACGGCGCGGTGCACCGGGTGAAGGGCGGCTGGATCTCGACCGGCCGGCCGTGGGTCTACGACACGGAGCGGTACGTGTGGGTGGCCAAGCAGCGCGAGGCCGAGCAGCAGGCCATGCGGGACTACGCGACGACGACCGGCTGCCGCATGGAGTTCCTGCGCCGGCAGCTGGACGACGAGGCGGCCGCCCCGTGCGGCCGGTGCGACAACTGCGCGGGGGCACGGTTCGACGCCGCGGTGTCGCCGCAGGCACTGACCTCGGCCCGCGGTGAGCTGGGGCGCCCCGGCGTGGAGGTGGAGCCCCGGAAGATGTGGCCCACGGGACTCGCCTCGGTCGGGATCGACCTCAAGGGCCGTATCCCCGCGGGCGAGCAGGCGGCGCCGGGACGGGCGCTCGGCCGCCTCTCGGACATCGGCTGGGGCAACAGGCTGCGCCCGATGCTCGCGCCCCAGGCACCGGACGGTCCGGTGCCGGACGACGTGGCACGGGCCGTCGTGGAGGTTCTCGCCGACTGGGCGAAGGGGCCGGGGGGCTGGGCGTCCGGTGACGCCTCGGCTCTGCCACGCCCGGTGGGCGTGGTCACGATGGCCTCGCACACCCGACCGCAGCTCATCGACTCCCTGGGCCGGGGCATCGCTCAGGTGGGCCGGATGCCGCTGCTCGGGCAGATCGCGTACGAGCCGGGCAGCGACACGGCGCACATCCCGCGCAGCAACAGCGCGCAGCGTCTGCGCGCGCTGGACGGCACCCTGGTTCTGCCGCCGGAGCTGGCGGGCGCGCTCGCCGAAGCCGCGGGGCCGGTACTGCTGGTGGACGACTACACCGAGACGGGCTGGACGCTGGCCATGGCCGCGCGGTTGCTGCGCCGGGCCGGCGCCGGGGCGGTGTTGCCGCTGGTCCTGGCCGTCCAGGGCTGA
- a CDS encoding ribonuclease HII: protein MPYEPPTHTVERSLRATTGAKIIAGVDEVGRGAWAGPVTVCAAITGLRRPPEGLTDSKLISPKRRETLADVLEGWVTAHALGHASPEEIDDLGMTAALRLAAVRALEALPVRPDAVILDGKHDYLGTPWQVRTVIKGDRSCIAVAAASVIAKVRRDKMMAELGIDHADFGFAANAGYPSPVHRAALEERGPTPHHRLSWAYLDALPQWRHLKKARSWADASVPEIEGQLGFDF from the coding sequence ATGCCGTACGAACCACCCACCCACACCGTCGAGCGCTCCTTGCGCGCCACTACCGGTGCCAAGATCATCGCCGGTGTCGACGAGGTCGGCCGGGGCGCCTGGGCCGGTCCCGTCACGGTATGTGCCGCGATCACCGGCCTGCGCCGACCGCCCGAGGGACTGACCGACTCCAAGCTGATCAGCCCAAAGCGGCGTGAGACGCTCGCGGACGTCCTGGAGGGCTGGGTGACCGCCCACGCCCTCGGCCACGCCTCGCCCGAGGAGATCGACGACCTGGGGATGACCGCCGCGCTCAGGCTCGCCGCCGTGAGGGCCCTGGAGGCCCTGCCGGTGCGGCCCGACGCCGTCATCCTGGACGGCAAGCACGATTACCTGGGTACGCCGTGGCAGGTCCGTACGGTGATCAAGGGGGACCGTTCCTGCATCGCTGTCGCCGCGGCGTCGGTGATCGCGAAGGTCCGCCGCGACAAAATGATGGCCGAACTGGGCATCGACCATGCAGACTTCGGGTTTGCGGCCAATGCCGGATACCCGTCGCCGGTGCACCGTGCCGCGTTGGAGGAGCGGGGGCCCACCCCGCACCACCGACTGTCGTGGGCGTATCTTGATGCGCTGCCCCAGTGGCGGCACCTCAAGAAGGCCCGCAGCTGGGCGGATGCAAGCGTTCCTGAGATCGAGGGCCAGCTCGGCTTCGACTTCTGA
- a CDS encoding TetR/AcrR family transcriptional regulator, with protein sequence MVSSRWTAAPPQGSVSLRRRGAVLERAILEAALDQLSTVGWNGLTMEGVAAGAQTGKAAVYRRWPSKEDLVVDALQAGLPRLDSAPDRGSVREDLLELCRQMRAAMYSRPGSALRSVLHECDTFTAERFHSVIVEGVVEPSVELIKGVVRRGIERGEVRPDAVDPYVCDVIPAMMMYRSKVCGSEWEEADLVEMIDRVMVPLLERRPD encoded by the coding sequence ATGGTTAGTTCGCGCTGGACGGCCGCCCCGCCCCAGGGTTCCGTCTCCTTGCGCAGGCGTGGCGCCGTGCTGGAACGGGCCATCCTGGAAGCCGCGTTGGACCAGCTCAGCACGGTCGGCTGGAACGGGCTGACGATGGAGGGCGTCGCCGCGGGCGCCCAGACCGGCAAGGCGGCCGTGTACCGGCGCTGGCCCTCCAAGGAGGACCTCGTCGTCGACGCGCTGCAGGCGGGGCTGCCCCGGCTGGACTCCGCCCCGGATCGCGGCAGCGTCCGCGAGGACCTGCTGGAGCTGTGTCGGCAGATGCGGGCGGCGATGTACTCGCGCCCCGGCTCCGCGCTGCGCTCGGTGCTTCACGAGTGCGACACCTTCACCGCGGAGCGCTTCCACTCCGTGATCGTCGAAGGGGTCGTCGAGCCGAGCGTCGAGCTGATCAAGGGGGTCGTACGCCGCGGGATCGAGCGGGGAGAGGTGCGCCCCGACGCCGTCGATCCCTACGTGTGCGACGTCATCCCCGCGATGATGATGTACCGCTCCAAGGTGTGCGGGAGTGAATGGGAGGAGGCGGATCTGGTGGAGATGATCGACCGGGTCATGGTGCCCCTCCTGGAGCGGCGTCCGGATTGA